From a single Gimesia fumaroli genomic region:
- the tnpB gene encoding IS66 family insertion sequence element accessory protein TnpB (TnpB, as the term is used for proteins encoded by IS66 family insertion elements, is considered an accessory protein, since TnpC, encoded by a neighboring gene, is a DDE family transposase.): MLNLPTRIYFCTVPTDMRKSFDGLLRMTEVYLQQNVLDGGLFVFLNKKQDRIKLLYWDHDGLAIWYKRLEAGTYQRLSSPEGTHGLQLSSIDLGLLLQGIDLTSVQRRKRYQISEKVSTS; this comes from the coding sequence ATGCTGAATCTGCCCACCCGCATTTATTTCTGCACGGTCCCCACCGATATGCGCAAAAGTTTTGACGGCCTCCTGCGAATGACCGAAGTCTACCTGCAGCAAAACGTACTCGACGGGGGACTATTTGTGTTTCTCAACAAAAAACAGGATCGGATCAAGCTGCTGTACTGGGACCACGATGGTCTGGCCATCTGGTATAAACGGCTGGAAGCGGGCACATATCAGCGTCTCTCCAGCCCGGAGGGCACACATGGCCTACAACTGTCCTCAATCGACCTGGGGCTCCTGCTGCAGGGCATCGACCTGACCAGCGTGCAGCGCAGAAAACGCTATCAGATTTCAGAAAAAGTATCGACTTCATAA
- a CDS encoding glycosyltransferase: MIDELCIIGHPSRLGGADTELDHQIYCWQAMGVEVHICPSGPLDDNQKAMQMEKRGCIYHEANDWASLEGMHCISFCNGQFLKHVESIKRYARTTTFVNCMSWNFDKEVEGQSKGFLDFHLYQTQHSFDKVSRKLKGHGTYRPLYFIPYFHAEDFPYIDDRLQDKFRFGRISRDDGDKFHSRQLWIYETMTSPLVKQGLILGWGPSVEKKFDRLPESYISVLPPGAISQRAFYAQCEAIIMSTDTFENLPRVGFEAMASGSILIVDNRGGWKLEVEDGVTGWLCNDEREFVYKASRCAFEQEERNRMRLAALKKLQKEWGLQPAMDSWARIFGQWKNFAC; the protein is encoded by the coding sequence ATGATTGATGAACTTTGTATAATTGGTCATCCCAGTCGACTTGGTGGAGCAGATACGGAACTTGATCACCAAATATATTGCTGGCAGGCAATGGGTGTTGAAGTTCATATTTGCCCGTCAGGACCACTCGATGATAATCAGAAGGCAATGCAGATGGAAAAGCGTGGGTGCATATACCATGAGGCTAATGATTGGGCTTCACTGGAAGGAATGCACTGTATATCGTTTTGTAATGGGCAATTTCTAAAGCATGTTGAATCGATCAAGCGATATGCGCGTACAACCACATTTGTGAATTGTATGTCCTGGAATTTTGATAAAGAAGTTGAAGGCCAGTCTAAAGGTTTTCTCGACTTTCATCTTTATCAGACACAGCATTCTTTTGATAAGGTTAGCCGGAAACTGAAAGGGCATGGGACTTATCGTCCCCTTTACTTTATACCGTACTTTCACGCTGAAGACTTTCCGTATATTGATGACCGACTACAGGACAAGTTTCGTTTTGGAAGAATCTCTCGCGATGATGGAGATAAGTTTCATAGCAGACAACTATGGATCTATGAGACAATGACTTCACCTCTGGTAAAACAGGGGCTGATTCTCGGCTGGGGGCCCAGTGTGGAAAAGAAATTTGATCGGCTTCCTGAATCATATATCAGTGTGCTTCCTCCAGGAGCGATCAGTCAGCGTGCCTTTTACGCCCAGTGCGAAGCGATAATCATGTCAACTGACACTTTCGAAAATCTTCCGCGAGTAGGTTTTGAAGCAATGGCATCTGGATCAATCCTGATTGTTGACAATCGAGGTGGCTGGAAACTCGAAGTTGAAGATGGTGTGACAGGTTGGCTTTGCAACGATGAACGTGAATTTGTCTACAAAGCATCTCGCTGTGCGTTCGAACAGGAAGAGCGCAACCGGATGCGACTTGCTGCTCTGAAAAAACTTCAAAAAGAATGGGGGTTGCAGCCTGCAATGGACTCATGGGCACGAATCTTTGGACAATGGAAAAATTTCGCGTGTTAA
- the tnpC gene encoding IS66 family transposase gives MNQKRSSLPNDVQSCHDMIHQLGETVGEQQREVEQLKHFIDRLLRQRFGARSEKIAPNQMSLFDEPDTPEEAAEPEDDEPPPTTVSAHRRRGGGRNKLPDHLPRERVEHDLTESEKRCPCCDQTRQRIGEISHEQLEFIPASLKVIEHVRFKYACRECEEHVALAPVPARPIAKGFAGPGLLSTILVGKYSDHLPLYRHESILSRNGVQLSRSTMSRWVLETAELLQPLIDLMKSRVLQSSVVHTDDTTIPVQDQRLSRTRTGRFWVYCGDVAHPYSVYDFTPNRERAGPQAFLEHFCGYLQADAYAGYEELYRSGRIHQVLCWAHARRKFYDARTVQPEAAHRALLFIQQLYAIEREAGVLKSDLPQPADCEHWWKRRWQLRQKQALPILEKFCDWLTETARSLLPKSPVAAAIQYLLSRWSGFTRYCTEGILSIDNNLAERTLRPCALGRKNYLFVGSDRGGQAAAVHYSLMASCKANEVEPFAYLRDVLTRITDHAADRLEELLPDQWLKQHPEAHYTRRR, from the coding sequence ATGAACCAGAAACGATCCTCATTGCCGAACGACGTCCAATCCTGCCATGATATGATTCACCAGTTGGGTGAGACCGTGGGAGAGCAACAGCGGGAAGTCGAGCAACTCAAACATTTCATTGATCGGCTGCTGCGACAGCGGTTTGGCGCCCGTTCTGAAAAGATCGCCCCCAATCAAATGAGTCTGTTTGACGAACCCGATACTCCAGAGGAAGCGGCCGAGCCCGAGGACGATGAACCTCCTCCCACGACGGTTTCCGCACATCGCCGTCGTGGCGGTGGCCGTAACAAGCTGCCCGATCATCTGCCTCGGGAACGGGTAGAGCATGACCTGACCGAATCGGAAAAACGCTGTCCCTGCTGCGACCAGACACGGCAGCGGATCGGAGAAATCAGCCACGAACAGTTAGAATTCATTCCTGCCAGCCTGAAAGTGATCGAGCACGTACGTTTCAAATACGCGTGCCGGGAGTGTGAAGAGCATGTGGCGCTGGCTCCAGTTCCTGCCCGGCCGATTGCCAAAGGCTTCGCCGGCCCCGGCTTGCTCTCGACGATCCTGGTGGGGAAATACTCAGATCATCTCCCCCTGTATCGTCATGAATCCATTCTCAGCCGGAATGGCGTACAGCTTTCGCGGAGCACGATGAGCCGCTGGGTCCTGGAAACCGCAGAATTACTGCAACCGCTGATTGATCTGATGAAAAGCCGGGTTTTGCAATCCAGCGTCGTACATACGGATGATACGACGATTCCCGTCCAGGACCAACGGCTTTCCCGCACGCGGACCGGCCGGTTCTGGGTTTACTGTGGCGATGTCGCGCACCCGTATTCGGTCTATGATTTCACCCCGAACCGGGAACGCGCCGGTCCCCAGGCGTTTTTAGAACACTTTTGCGGTTATCTGCAGGCAGACGCGTATGCCGGCTACGAAGAACTGTACCGGTCAGGCAGAATTCACCAGGTCTTGTGCTGGGCGCATGCGCGACGCAAGTTTTACGATGCGCGGACGGTGCAGCCGGAAGCCGCTCACCGGGCATTATTGTTTATCCAGCAGTTATACGCGATCGAACGGGAAGCCGGCGTGTTGAAGTCGGATCTGCCACAGCCGGCGGACTGCGAACACTGGTGGAAACGCCGCTGGCAGTTGCGACAGAAACAGGCGCTACCGATACTGGAAAAGTTCTGCGACTGGTTGACGGAAACCGCGCGCAGTCTGTTACCGAAAAGTCCGGTGGCAGCGGCGATTCAATATCTGTTAAGCCGCTGGTCCGGGTTTACGCGGTATTGTACCGAGGGCATCCTGTCGATTGACAACAACCTGGCCGAACGCACCTTGCGTCCCTGTGCCCTCGGCCGGAAGAATTATCTGTTCGTCGGCAGCGACCGGGGCGGCCAGGCGGCCGCCGTGCATTACAGCCTGATGGCCAGTTGCAAAGCAAACGAAGTGGAACCGTTTGCCTATCTGCGCGATGTGTTGACGCGGATCACCGATCACGCCGCCGATCGCCTGGAAGAACTGCTGCCAGACCAATGGCTGAAGCAACACCCGGAAGCCCACTACACCCGCCGACGCTGA
- the tnpA gene encoding IS66 family insertion sequence element accessory protein TnpA, translating to MPASQPTPRADQRRNPNREAFWRQTLSDRLQSGLSIRAFCQREGLSEPAYHYWRRELKKRDAETTAAASFLPVEVQLPATPIEIVFSQGTSVRVGNGCDQTTLETVLAALEQRAC from the coding sequence ATGCCCGCATCCCAGCCAACCCCGCGTGCCGACCAGCGACGGAACCCGAACCGTGAAGCGTTCTGGCGACAAACCCTTTCTGACCGACTGCAGTCCGGACTCTCGATCCGTGCCTTCTGTCAGCGTGAGGGACTCAGCGAACCAGCTTACCACTACTGGCGACGGGAACTGAAAAAGCGGGATGCCGAGACAACCGCTGCAGCTTCCTTTCTGCCCGTTGAAGTCCAACTCCCTGCCACGCCGATTGAAATCGTGTTCTCACAGGGCACCTCGGTTCGCGTCGGAAACGGCTGTGATCAAACCACGCTCGAAACCGTGCTCGCCGCGCTGGAGCAGCGCGCATGCTGA
- a CDS encoding class I SAM-dependent methyltransferase — protein MIDYGKEDLRYSELYKLGYGSGPVGLLLKWVLDSGVQLKQKTIVDCGCGNAALLTRGIEFFQYVGIDLASYQIEKLNQSTLMKKNNTEFIHGSIDSIPFKDQSYDIAWCCDVLEHIDEASIDKVLKEISRVASLVILSVCTRASVILDSQGNNLHLTVKNEEWWRKKISKVGKILHETALCGNNISVIVEC, from the coding sequence ATGATTGACTATGGAAAAGAAGACTTACGCTATTCAGAACTTTATAAACTAGGATATGGATCGGGGCCAGTTGGATTACTGTTAAAATGGGTGCTTGATTCTGGCGTCCAGCTTAAACAAAAAACAATCGTCGATTGTGGATGCGGTAATGCGGCACTTTTAACACGTGGTATCGAATTCTTCCAATACGTAGGAATCGATCTGGCCAGCTATCAAATTGAAAAACTTAATCAATCAACGTTAATGAAAAAAAATAATACTGAATTCATTCATGGGTCGATCGACAGCATTCCATTCAAAGACCAATCATATGATATAGCTTGGTGTTGTGATGTTCTTGAGCATATTGACGAAGCGAGCATTGACAAAGTACTTAAGGAAATTTCCAGAGTAGCGTCGCTTGTAATATTAAGCGTTTGTACAAGAGCTTCCGTCATTCTTGATTCACAGGGAAATAATCTCCACCTTACCGTTAAAAATGAAGAATGGTGGAGAAAGAAAATTTCTAAAGTAGGGAAAATTCTGCATGAAACGGCGTTATGTGGAAATAATATTTCAGTAATTGTTGAATGTTAA
- a CDS encoding glycosyltransferase, protein MNIKRIALIFDNQARPETTGFYCRRALGKLTEVEHFLPEEIPDIPADQFDLFLNIDDGFQYHLPAHLRPAACWVIDTHMDFSWCLEKASRYDFVFAAQQDGARKLQNEGISSALWLPLACDPEIHRPYQVEKQYDFSFVGNLIGQERCDLLNTLVQKYPYHFIGQKYFEEMARIYSASRLIFNRSIKNDINMRVFEALGCGSLLLTNDLAENGQSELFLEGQHLATYTCPEEMLDKADYYLKHESEREKLARQGHELAFSQHTYQHRMLTLLTSIEERQSKTSVSMNVPPPSPVNSSTEEQDHRSHHIPLPDKSVSACLLSWKRPDNIGQIISHLRQYAFIDDILIWNNNPEIHLEIDMEGVRVIQADQNLVTYGRFLCAQQAQHPIIFTQDDDCIIHNIPELYEAFLASPDRIAHGLKHPHLFANAENCFGKAQMSLVGWGAFFQKEWVNAFDVYKEKYGVDELLFRKADRIFSLLLNRRHQSLLAEVTDLEGASGEEALSVQEDHIDLSEQAVIRALSLLENSSSKHSQESKVGDKIIPALSQNSSKQDRPYFKFPRPEVVALIPSTAQTILDLGCGTGRLGESLKQRQSAQVAGVELDPLAAQDARKRLDRVVQHDIETLSNEFSEAEFDCVVCADVLEHLKSPEKILKQIAHWLTLEGTIVASIPNVRNQSVLAGLIEGNWTYERAGLLDQTHYRFFTRREIEKLFFRAGYQIDQLQIVPGPGYQQWQEQGYPGKVQIGSLHIDGLPPEEVEEFYAYQYLITATKRPQPDYGLTSIIIVTHNQLPYTQQCIDSLRMRTDEPYELILVDNGSTDGTPEYLSSLADAQMILNSDNRGFPAAVNQGIAAASGENVLLLNNDTLMTTGWLHRLLTRLHSSEDIGIVGPVSNNISGPQQIPVTYTDLASLDGFAWDWGKRHDQQSLDESRLVGFCMLFKRTLVDKIGTLDERFGIGCFEDDDFCRRANAAGYRTIIAADSFVHHFGSRSFIGSNINFTGIMQENEQKYREKWQTPVEQKELSQDTIEADKVDYPHTLSLCMIVRDNEDTIGPCLESIRPWVDEIIIVDTGSKDRTPDICREYGARMFEFPWCDDFSAARNESIKHAQGKWIFWMDSDDTITEECGRKLKELAAQDHPDHLLGFIMQVHCPGPEGDVSMTAVDHVKLFRNYSDLRFEHRIHEQIISAIRRRGGDVSWTDLYVVHSGSDHSVEGRKRKLERDYRLLELDNAERPNHPFVLFNLGMTYADDEKYPEAIKYLKQCLDVSHPSESQVRKAYALLVNALSQNEQHQEAWDYCSQGLTHFPADKELLFRQAMLHHHFGRLIDAEKTYLRVLNEQIDRHFTSIDVGLCGYKTVTVSANTRSIND, encoded by the coding sequence GTGAATATCAAGCGTATCGCTCTCATTTTTGACAATCAGGCACGTCCCGAAACGACTGGATTTTACTGTCGTCGTGCATTAGGAAAATTAACGGAAGTAGAACACTTCCTGCCAGAAGAAATTCCAGATATTCCCGCTGATCAGTTTGATCTGTTTCTCAATATTGATGACGGCTTTCAATATCATTTACCCGCGCATCTCAGACCAGCGGCTTGCTGGGTGATTGATACACACATGGATTTCTCCTGGTGTCTGGAAAAAGCGTCTCGCTACGACTTCGTATTTGCCGCACAACAAGATGGTGCCCGAAAACTACAAAATGAAGGCATTTCATCCGCACTATGGTTGCCATTAGCTTGTGATCCAGAAATCCACCGTCCCTATCAGGTAGAGAAACAGTATGATTTTTCTTTTGTGGGAAATCTGATTGGCCAGGAACGCTGTGACTTACTTAATACGCTCGTTCAAAAATACCCGTACCACTTTATTGGTCAGAAGTATTTCGAAGAGATGGCCCGCATCTATTCTGCCTCCCGTCTGATCTTCAACCGCAGTATCAAAAATGACATCAACATGCGCGTGTTCGAAGCATTAGGTTGTGGCAGTCTATTGCTCACCAACGATCTGGCTGAGAACGGACAGTCTGAACTGTTTTTAGAGGGTCAGCATCTTGCCACCTATACTTGTCCTGAAGAAATGCTCGACAAAGCAGACTATTACCTGAAACATGAGTCAGAACGGGAAAAACTTGCTCGGCAGGGACACGAGTTGGCGTTTTCTCAGCATACGTATCAGCATCGTATGCTGACGTTACTGACATCGATTGAAGAGCGGCAATCAAAAACCAGCGTTTCTATGAACGTTCCGCCCCCCTCTCCTGTAAATTCTTCAACCGAAGAACAAGATCACAGAAGTCACCATATCCCTCTACCAGATAAATCCGTTTCTGCCTGTTTGCTTTCCTGGAAACGTCCTGACAATATCGGTCAAATCATTTCCCATCTGCGACAGTACGCGTTCATTGATGACATCCTGATCTGGAATAACAATCCGGAAATACATCTGGAAATCGACATGGAGGGCGTACGCGTCATTCAAGCCGATCAAAATCTAGTTACTTATGGACGGTTTTTATGTGCTCAACAAGCGCAGCATCCAATTATTTTCACGCAGGACGATGATTGCATTATCCATAATATCCCTGAATTGTATGAAGCCTTTCTGGCATCACCCGATCGGATTGCCCACGGGCTCAAGCATCCCCATCTGTTTGCGAATGCAGAGAACTGTTTCGGAAAGGCACAGATGTCTCTGGTGGGCTGGGGGGCCTTTTTTCAAAAAGAATGGGTAAATGCATTCGATGTGTACAAAGAAAAATATGGGGTTGACGAACTTTTGTTTCGAAAAGCGGATCGCATTTTTTCGTTACTGCTGAATCGTCGTCACCAATCATTGTTAGCGGAAGTTACCGATCTGGAGGGTGCCAGTGGAGAAGAAGCGCTTTCGGTGCAGGAAGACCATATAGACTTGAGCGAGCAAGCAGTAATACGGGCTCTTTCATTATTGGAAAATTCCTCAAGTAAGCATTCCCAAGAATCAAAAGTTGGAGATAAAATAATTCCTGCACTTTCTCAAAATTCATCCAAACAAGACCGTCCCTATTTCAAATTCCCTCGTCCAGAAGTCGTGGCTTTAATTCCGTCAACAGCACAAACAATACTCGACCTGGGATGCGGCACGGGACGCTTGGGGGAATCGCTCAAACAGCGCCAATCAGCACAGGTTGCAGGAGTTGAATTAGATCCACTGGCAGCACAGGACGCCCGTAAACGTCTGGACCGAGTCGTTCAACACGATATTGAAACACTCTCCAATGAATTTTCTGAAGCAGAATTTGATTGTGTGGTTTGTGCGGACGTACTTGAGCACTTGAAGTCTCCGGAAAAGATCTTAAAGCAGATTGCCCATTGGTTGACTCTGGAAGGAACGATTGTCGCCAGCATTCCCAATGTCAGAAATCAAAGTGTGCTCGCCGGGTTGATTGAAGGAAACTGGACTTACGAACGTGCTGGACTGCTTGATCAGACTCATTACCGATTTTTCACCAGGCGAGAAATTGAAAAACTGTTCTTCCGCGCTGGTTACCAGATCGACCAACTCCAAATCGTGCCAGGACCGGGATACCAGCAATGGCAAGAACAGGGATACCCGGGCAAAGTTCAAATCGGCAGTCTGCACATTGATGGTCTCCCTCCTGAGGAAGTCGAAGAATTCTATGCCTATCAGTATTTGATTACTGCGACCAAACGCCCCCAACCGGATTATGGCCTGACTTCCATTATTATCGTGACGCATAATCAATTACCCTACACGCAACAGTGCATCGACAGCTTAAGAATGCGAACCGATGAGCCGTATGAACTCATTTTGGTCGACAATGGGTCCACCGATGGTACTCCCGAATATCTTAGCTCACTAGCTGACGCCCAAATGATCCTGAATTCCGACAATCGAGGATTCCCAGCAGCGGTCAATCAGGGAATCGCGGCTGCCTCAGGAGAAAATGTTTTGCTTCTGAATAATGACACTCTGATGACCACGGGCTGGTTACATCGCCTGCTGACACGATTACACTCTTCTGAAGATATTGGAATTGTGGGCCCTGTTTCCAATAATATTAGCGGACCTCAGCAGATACCTGTGACTTATACCGATTTAGCCAGCCTGGATGGTTTCGCCTGGGATTGGGGAAAACGACATGATCAGCAATCGCTGGATGAATCCAGGCTGGTCGGTTTTTGTATGCTCTTCAAACGAACGTTGGTTGACAAAATTGGGACACTGGATGAACGCTTCGGCATTGGATGCTTTGAAGACGATGATTTTTGTCGTAGGGCCAACGCTGCCGGATACCGTACCATAATTGCTGCCGACTCGTTCGTGCATCACTTCGGTAGCCGCTCTTTCATTGGATCAAATATTAATTTTACAGGAATCATGCAAGAAAATGAGCAGAAATATCGAGAGAAATGGCAAACACCAGTCGAACAAAAAGAACTGTCTCAAGACACAATAGAAGCTGACAAAGTCGATTATCCACATACACTCTCACTCTGCATGATTGTCCGCGACAATGAAGATACCATAGGTCCCTGTCTGGAAAGCATTCGTCCCTGGGTGGATGAAATCATCATAGTTGACACCGGCTCAAAAGACCGCACCCCAGACATCTGCCGCGAGTACGGTGCCCGCATGTTCGAATTCCCCTGGTGTGATGATTTCTCTGCCGCACGCAATGAGTCTATCAAACACGCTCAAGGAAAATGGATTTTCTGGATGGACTCCGATGATACCATCACTGAAGAATGCGGTCGAAAGCTGAAAGAATTGGCGGCACAAGACCATCCGGACCACTTGCTGGGCTTTATCATGCAGGTTCACTGTCCGGGACCGGAAGGTGACGTCAGTATGACAGCCGTGGATCATGTGAAACTGTTCCGGAATTACTCGGATTTACGTTTCGAGCATCGGATTCATGAGCAGATTATCTCCGCTATCCGAAGAAGAGGAGGCGATGTCTCCTGGACTGATCTGTATGTCGTGCATTCAGGATCTGATCACAGTGTCGAAGGACGAAAGCGAAAGCTGGAACGCGATTATCGGCTTCTCGAACTGGATAACGCGGAACGCCCCAACCATCCCTTTGTGCTCTTCAATCTGGGAATGACTTATGCAGATGATGAGAAATATCCAGAGGCCATCAAGTATCTTAAGCAATGTCTGGATGTCTCTCATCCCAGTGAATCCCAAGTCCGTAAAGCCTATGCTCTCTTGGTCAATGCCCTTTCTCAAAACGAGCAACACCAGGAGGCTTGGGACTATTGCAGCCAGGGGCTGACCCACTTCCCCGCTGACAAGGAACTTTTGTTTCGGCAAGCGATGTTACACCACCACTTTGGTCGGTTAATTGATGCAGAAAAAACATATCTGCGAGTCCTGAATGAACAAATCGATCGCCACTTTACCAGTATAGATGTCGGTCTGTGTGGTTACAAAACTGTAACCGTTTCAGCAAATACACGGTCTATCAATGACTGA
- a CDS encoding tetratricopeptide repeat protein: MQNTIHVKVYFVGRLHKTRHNLAVVYDDMGKHEQAEEQWRLIIEEIPTYITAWKCLGDTLLKARKLDQVEQLVMTMRGQVETHIDGFILSTRLLEQQGHPNQAIELLQNKIEQKPQELDLLRELCRLHFEQSTPEDSLNVLQRLAEQDPDDASAFHNLGTAYLQLNQFDEAIANYKKSLELRPQSPETWHLLGHAYKNRGDTHNAKLAWQKTLRLFPSHIEAAQLLENVTD; the protein is encoded by the coding sequence ATGCAGAATACGATACACGTCAAGGTGTATTTTGTGGGCCGGTTACACAAAACTCGACATAACCTCGCCGTTGTTTATGATGACATGGGCAAGCACGAACAGGCGGAAGAACAATGGCGCCTCATCATCGAAGAAATTCCGACCTATATCACCGCCTGGAAATGTCTGGGTGATACTCTTCTAAAAGCGAGGAAACTGGATCAGGTCGAACAGTTGGTGATGACAATGCGTGGACAGGTTGAAACCCACATTGATGGCTTCATTCTTTCTACCCGATTATTGGAGCAGCAAGGTCATCCTAATCAAGCGATTGAATTATTGCAGAACAAGATTGAACAGAAACCACAAGAACTCGATTTACTGAGAGAGCTTTGCCGTTTACACTTCGAACAATCTACGCCAGAGGACTCACTGAATGTCTTGCAAAGATTGGCCGAGCAGGATCCTGATGATGCTTCGGCTTTCCACAATCTGGGGACGGCATACCTACAGCTCAATCAATTTGATGAAGCTATTGCCAACTACAAAAAATCACTAGAGCTTCGACCTCAATCACCTGAGACCTGGCATTTACTAGGTCACGCATATAAAAATAGGGGAGACACTCACAACGCAAAATTAGCCTGGCAAAAAACACTTCGGCTCTTTCCAAGTCATATAGAAGCTGCACAACTTTTAGAAAATGTGACTGACTAA
- a CDS encoding class I SAM-dependent methyltransferase has translation MVIHSLSTNDDLRTFYNTVYETQQEANSESSAHEEILQFIRKHISCQHSLLDASCGRGALLRGLQEAGYQNVTGTEISDAIVAELTSKKDFPIFRFSYDDLEKWNSPEDRFDVVISCNVLDHLANTDMVSRGLKNLQRISKKWLLISIKDGGDDHTSDSLAQETSGDGGLQMIKKNYEDWKSLLNDEMVVEKTFIDDKQKPSIFFFFGKTHKYIWENEHQEFELNFHIGKGGDWRYGDRWMEAKSCLQEYHSLDYSVFKDKKIIDIGSGPRSMCEWFNEAKITCVEPLASQYLNLPKSQLDFDGIEKVFSNPAEEFLPELQNTADFVWSHNCLDHCYSWKKVIDNIYEYLKEGGSFYISTDTEKSSHIGHPGIVSASTFIKYCKDTGLDINYIHMRNSGEPVWIRTLTIKGKKRSDIRGKNHPYEKCSVNLQSSVSCKNNQLIDYSKRKIEELQLFNLETIQKIGSHENIAIVGNGPVSKTCLARINESDIVVRFNDWNRRKNYSSELSGTRCDLLFTHYDINPILGQKSFPIPKCVTIAIPSPFHCDRIIEFTEKWYSTCRISMVNPYINRLICEVLGLNSEGWKHPLPTVGFTFLFNLWIQLRDTDSIKHCYVTGFDWRVDISTKTVERVDVSGSELPEHYNHSYLRESKWVCRNLFTDSRFEFSPLAEKALGFMSNYL, from the coding sequence ATGGTTATTCACTCGCTATCCACGAATGATGATTTGAGGACGTTTTATAATACAGTTTATGAAACTCAACAAGAAGCGAATTCAGAATCTTCTGCTCATGAAGAGATTCTCCAGTTCATCAGAAAGCATATATCCTGCCAACATTCACTTTTAGATGCATCCTGTGGACGCGGAGCGCTTTTACGAGGACTGCAAGAGGCTGGTTACCAGAATGTTACTGGCACAGAAATTTCAGATGCCATTGTGGCTGAACTAACTAGCAAAAAAGATTTTCCGATATTTCGCTTCAGTTACGATGATCTTGAAAAATGGAATTCACCAGAAGATCGTTTTGATGTCGTGATTTCATGCAATGTTCTCGATCATTTAGCAAATACAGACATGGTGTCACGAGGGCTAAAAAATTTACAGAGGATTTCTAAAAAATGGTTGCTCATTAGCATTAAAGATGGGGGGGATGATCATACATCTGATTCGTTAGCTCAGGAAACTAGCGGAGATGGTGGACTGCAGATGATCAAGAAGAATTACGAAGACTGGAAGAGTCTCTTGAATGATGAAATGGTTGTCGAAAAAACTTTTATCGATGACAAGCAGAAACCATCCATTTTTTTCTTTTTTGGTAAAACACATAAATACATCTGGGAAAACGAGCATCAGGAATTCGAATTAAACTTTCACATTGGCAAAGGAGGAGATTGGAGATATGGTGATCGTTGGATGGAGGCGAAATCATGTCTGCAAGAATATCACTCTCTCGATTATTCAGTATTTAAAGACAAGAAAATCATCGATATCGGATCTGGTCCAAGATCGATGTGTGAATGGTTTAATGAGGCAAAGATCACTTGTGTAGAACCCCTCGCTTCCCAATATCTAAATCTACCCAAGTCGCAATTAGACTTTGATGGCATCGAAAAGGTCTTTAGTAATCCTGCTGAGGAATTTTTACCTGAGTTACAGAACACAGCTGACTTTGTCTGGTCACATAACTGTCTTGATCATTGTTACTCTTGGAAAAAAGTGATTGATAATATTTATGAATACTTAAAAGAGGGGGGAAGTTTTTACATCAGTACTGATACAGAAAAATCTTCACACATAGGCCATCCGGGAATAGTATCTGCGTCTACATTTATCAAGTACTGCAAGGATACCGGGCTTGATATAAACTATATACATATGAGAAATTCTGGGGAGCCAGTCTGGATTAGAACATTGACTATTAAAGGGAAAAAAAGAAGTGATATTCGAGGCAAAAATCACCCTTATGAGAAATGTTCGGTAAATTTACAGAGTTCTGTTTCATGCAAAAATAATCAACTGATAGATTATTCAAAGAGGAAAATTGAAGAGTTACAATTATTTAATTTGGAAACTATTCAGAAAATAGGGTCGCATGAGAATATCGCTATCGTAGGAAACGGTCCAGTCAGCAAAACATGCCTTGCTCGTATCAACGAGTCAGACATAGTTGTACGTTTTAATGACTGGAATCGTCGTAAAAATTACAGTAGTGAATTATCTGGTACTCGCTGCGATTTACTGTTTACACATTATGATATTAACCCAATTCTCGGTCAAAAAAGTTTTCCTATTCCCAAATGTGTAACTATTGCTATCCCATCACCTTTCCATTGCGATAGAATCATTGAGTTTACTGAAAAGTGGTATTCGACTTGCCGAATATCGATGGTTAATCCCTACATCAATCGCTTAATTTGCGAGGTACTAGGGCTGAATAGTGAAGGCTGGAAACACCCACTTCCTACAGTTGGATTTACTTTTTTGTTTAATCTCTGGATTCAATTGAGAGACACAGATTCAATAAAGCATTGTTATGTGACTGGATTTGATTGGAGAGTCGATATTTCTACGAAGACCGTAGAACGAGTAGATGTATCTGGCAGTGAGCTCCCAGAGCATTACAACCATTCCTATTTGCGTGAGAGCAAATGGGTTTGTCGAAATCTTTTCACTGATTCCCGGTTCGAGTTTTCGCCTCTGGCAGAAAAGGCTTTGGGTTTTATGTCAAATTATCTTTAG